Within Phocoena phocoena chromosome 9, mPhoPho1.1, whole genome shotgun sequence, the genomic segment atgagtgCAATTGTTCGTAACACGTTTAATGAAAATCCGTGAGTCCAcagtgggaggagaagggagagagagattataAGATTACTCAATTTTTCACAACTACAGAATAACTGactcaggggaattccctggtggtccagtggttaggactcctcactcATGGGTTCAGTCCTTGATCAGGAAACTTGGATCTTgtaagccacgtggcatggccaaaattattttttaaaaattgattcagGTGAAGATCATTAAGTGATGCTAACAGAAAATAATCAGGTGAAAGGTCTGGGAGCAGGGTCTTCACACAGGGGCAAAGTATCACCCCACAGGTTACCTACTCAGCAGAAAGAATACAAAGTACCCTTCCAGTGGAGCAGTCAGACCTCCTGTTGAGTCAGTATGAGATCATATGCTATCTGACAACAGGCGGGATTAAGTGCATATAGCATCACCTACAACGCCTTCCTGCATAAAATGTTGAACGTGTGTCCATTCAAGCTTCTCTGCCTAATTTCCAGtttacagaaaatacaagagCCAGAGGAACAAGCAAGTTAACACGAAATGGAGACCTTAGGCAGTTCCAAAATCAGGGACATTCGACGAAGTCAATGTCCTGGAGGGTTTAAGGAGttgatgtcaaaaaaaaaaagcaagaggccAAGACCACACAGTGTAGGactcaatttatatgaaatgtccagaaaaggtaaATCTAGAGACAGAAAGCCAACTTgtagttgccagggactgggagtGAAAGCAGAAGGGACTGCAAGTGGGCACAGGGTCTTCCTGGTGTGGTGGATtacggtgatggttgcacaactcagtaaattcACTAAAATGATTGTACTCTTAAAACGGGTGAACTTTATGGTGTATAAATTATCTCAATAggccttttttttaacattaatagAAATTACAATATGTTAAAAAGTGGAAGGACTGTTCTAGATTGAGACGAAAGAGACCTAACAATCAAAGTGTGTGAACCTAGGTTGGACCCTTGGGGGcagtggggggtgtgtgtgggcgGGAGAGAGCATTATTAAATACATtgattgtatgtaaattataccttaataaagctgactTTAAAAACacctctagggacttccctggtgcgcagtggttaagaatccgcctgccaatgcagagggccacgggtccaagccctgggcaggtagatcccacatgccgcagagcaactaagtccgtgcacaactaccgagcctgcgcacctagagcccatgctccacgacaaaAGCCGCCATGGCAATGAGAACTCTGTGCACACcgcaagaaagacccaacgcagccaaaaataaaaccaccTCCGAAACCAGtgggggaaatctgaataaggacCATACACTGCAGGTTGTATGGATTCTGCTTATTTTCTGAGGTGTGCTAAAGCAATTGGGTGAGCCCTACCTTATTGGATACATGGCTGGCCCTCTCCGGAAGCAGCAGCTCTTGTgctcagggaaactgaggccacacTGTAATCGATTCTGCTCACCTTGCCTTGTCCCGGAGACCTTCATAACGTAGCAGCCACTTACCCTTTCAAAACTAAatagtatggggcttccctggtggtgcagtggttgcaagtccgcctaccaatgcaagggacgcaggctcgtgccccggtccgggagaatcctacatgccgcagagcagctgggcccgtgagccatggccgctgagcctgcgcgtccggagtctgtgctctgcaaccggagaggccacagcagtgagaagcctgcgtactgcaaaaaacaaaaaaaactaaacagtCTGTTTTTAGGGACACACATAGGTGACAAACACAAAAATCAGtgacctcaaaaataaaaaaaatgggccTCTTGGGAGGGATAGAGTATGcaactggggaggtggggaggccccCCAAGGGGAGTTCTTGATCTTAAAGGAAACCATGTTCACGAACATAAAGACCTCAACTGGACCACATTATGGCTCAGGTTACCAGGTCTGCACAATGGAATGAGAAGACCTCAAATGACCATGAGGGCCTCTACAACTAGCCAGGGAGAAGTTCCCTCATCTATAGACAGTTACCTGGTCACCAGTTGGTCTGGAGCAAGGCAGAGCCAGATGCCTTCTGCAGGTAGATTGCACCACACCAGGTCTGCCTGCCTTTCTCTAGCAGACTGAACTTCACAATTGAGCTGTCATAAACCCTGTACTCTGCATCTACATTCTCAAACAGCTAAATATCCCAAGAACATGGTCCAAAGACCCCTCCCCACAGAGGCTAAAGCTTGACATATTTCCCTCAAGGAGGGCCACCACAGAATACGCTCAAATTACGCTTTATTAAAATTAGCTgattttcaggcttccctggtggtgcagtggttgagtctgcctgccgatgcaggggacacgggttcgtgccccggtcccggaagatcccacatgccgcagagcggccgggcccgtgagccatggccactgagcctgcacgtctggagcctgtgctccgcaatgggagaggccacaacagtgagaggcccgcgtaccacaaaaaaaaaaaaaaaaaattagctgatTTTCAATTTGTTATAGTAATTTTGATGGATAACCCTAAATGTGCCAAATGAGAATTTTCCACTGTCACCCTTAAAGGAGTACTGTTCCAACATGGTCACAATCTTGAAGTTCCACCTTTTCCCCCTGCCTGAGCCTACATCTTCCGTATTCCACTCACAGCTTGCCCTTGGGATACTCGATCAGCAAAACTTTATTCTTGGATCAGGGAAGCAAAAAAACAAGATACGTTTAAACAAACACAGCAACTGTTGTCTTAGAAGTAACGTGTTGCTGATTAAAATGAAATCTACATCAATACCCTAACCAAACAAGGACAGACAACGGTTGTTTAGTCTTTATTTCATAACCATAAACTTAACTTTGCAATTCAGCTAAACTTGGAGGGGAATAAGGAAAATATGGAACCCAAAGAAGTGCAATGAGAGCACAAAGATTATAGTATATTTTGAGCAGATGGGGATGAAGGGGTGCTCTCCTGAGCTACAGAAGGAATGGTCTGGTAGTTAAGATAAAACACAAGTCAAATTTATTATTAGATTTGTCCACAGTCAGCAATGGTGATCTTCTTGCTGGTCTTGCCATTCCTGGAACCAAAGCGCTCCATGGCTTCCACAATATTCATGCCCTCTTTCACCTTGCCAAAGACCACATGCTTGCCATCCAACCTGGAAACAGAAGAATAAACATTACTACCTGCAACCTGCAGGTAGTAATGAAATAAGAGAGAAATAAGCAGCCTGCATTGTGCATTGAGATAAGAACAGTGTCCCACAAATCAATATAGCATACCCAAGCAAGAGAAGACCAGAAGAGTGGTTTATCCAGCTTTTAGCACTAGCTAACGCCGACTAGTTAAATACTGGAAACATTTTATCcttttacctaaaaaaaaaaagtgtcaacaCCAGATTACTCTAAGCCAGTCTAAAAAAGGTGGTCTCCAAGAGTCTCTAATCACTGTTAAGAATCCTAATTTTAGAATGGACCCCTAAAAAAGAGCCAACAAATCACATGCTAATTAGATGAAACCACCACTCTTAAATTCAACTACTCAACAAAGTGCCCTGTTTTGCTATTAGAGTATCTCACTTTCTATAGCACACTATCTAAATTTGTGACTATTCATGCCCTTCTACTACTTTAGAGCAGGAACAGCAGGGAAAGGTTGCCTTTGCTATGTTCTGCTCTTACCACTCAGTCTTGGCAGTGCAGATGAAAAACTGGGAACCGTTTGTGTTGGGGCCAGCATTTGCCATGGACAAGATGCCAGGACCCGTATGCTTCAGGAGGAAATTCTCATCATCAAATTTCTCCCCATAAATGGACTTGCCACCAGTGCCATTATGGCGTGTGAAGTCACCACCCTGTGAACATAAAAGAGGAACCTGTCACTTCTGGCAACACAGTTGGAAAACATGCCAAGTCTGCAAGGTTCAAACTTTAAAActcaagtttaaaataattaaaagggtCAAGTGGAACCAAAATGGTAGAATTAACATTTTAGTTCAtatatgcacttaaaaaaaaccaaacatttgtTTATTACAGACCACAGCAATTTAGATGGCATGGTTATCAGTGCAAAATTGTCAAATAGACAAATGTAACAGAAAACAAAGTATAAAAGTAGACCGGCACCAATGCAGACAGACCATATGTGCACATCCTGAAGTGTTCTGGCTCAATCCCAAATTAAGAGAACCCGAATCAGTATCAGTAAATTTTATACCTGGCACATAAATCCCGGAATTATTCTGTGAAAGCAGGAACCTTTATAACCAAAGCCTTTCTCCCCAGTGCTCAGAGCACGGAAGTTTTCTGTTAAAAtaaagtgtatatgtatatagacacAACAGTTAAAATCAGAAtacctttgttaaacatttaaaaaagaaataaaactaaccTGCTGTCTTTGGAACTTTGTCTGCAAACAGCTGTAAGAGAAAATGACAGTTAATGAAAAACATCTGCTTACATGTTTTGTTGCTTAGTACCCTTGTCTTTAGGGGCCTCTGAAtcataaattcattttctcactagAAGAGAATGCTTCTTCAGTAATTACTTTGAATCCCAAATAAGAACGGCTCCTGACAGCCTTAAGGTCCTGCGGGGTTGGGTTAGCAACATGACACCCAAAGACATGCCAAAACTCCAGAACCAGGAATGACTCAGATAGTGTGAGGCTTCTAAAAAGTGACTTAAAACTTTTATGTGTATCACACCTACTTCTAAACAAATATATGGTCTCTCAAAGGTACATCACCTCCCCCAACTTCAACTTGAACCTAAAGACAAGAACTTTCAAGAAGAGCAAGTACTCCTGCACGATCAGGGAGTAAACAGCTGTAATTTTAGTCACTGGTAATGAAAATGCTACTACCTCCAATCTGTTAACATAGCTTTATGGATTGGATGAGCAGTCACTTCTTGGTTTCCAGGTCCCTTACCTAGTAGTGgggtaaaaaataaagattggTTTCTAGTACAACTGCTTCGAACCTTTCCTGCATATATCAAACATTTTGGCTAAAAAAGCTTAAATACCATAGAAAACGCAAGCCCTTGCATAAAGACAGTTTACTTAATGAACTATTCCACAGATCCGAGACTTAAATCATCTACTGAAATCCCTGGATGCTTCTTAGAAGACTTGCTATTTAGCGTCTAAGTACTGTATATAAAACGTACGGTCTCCTTTAAGTATTAGCCTGTCTCCAACCCTCGTACTAACTCGTTTCCCTTTTAGACCCTTACTGCAGTTCAAGCTCGCAGTGGCAGTTCCACGTCCATTCTCACCGAGGGATCTGTCAGAGCGCCTACCTCATTTCCATTAAGCCCTCTGGCTAACCTGAGACACACAAGTTACAAAGGGTTAGGCTCAGGCCAAGTTTCCACGTGGCCCCTGGCCAATTATCAGCTGACTTCGGATAAAGGTGGAGTATACATCTACTGGATGTAATATTTCTCCAGTTGTTACGTCAGGGCAAGTTTCCACATGGGCCCTTACCAACGCTTAGCTCTGACTACAGTGAGAGTGGGTTACAGGCTGATCTGCATGGGGGGCTATCTAAGCTTGGACTGAGATCCTACGACCTGGTCACTGGCGGCTCTTTGAGAAGTGGTAAAAGAGGATAAAACCACTTAGGGCTACACCCCAAGACCTACCATGCTGGGTTAACTGGAACGGAATCCCATTTACCGTTTGAAGAGCCCGCCGACTTACTTAGCTACCCTGCTGTGATTACAAACTGATTAAGAAGTACCCATAACACGCCTGAACTAATTAGGAAAACAGCGGAGAAGACCTGCCGCGCTGCCGGTCTCGACTAGCCCGTTCTGCGCGGGGACGACCGGGAGGGGCCCGGGCGCCTCCCACCCGCCGTCACCGCAGCGGAAGGCGGGCCTCGGCGCCAGCGGAGGGAAGGCGGCCGGCACATTTCCgctcggggtgggggcggggaggggcctcTTTCTACATCAACCTCGCGATTTTAAAACACCCGGGGAAGCCCTCGAGCCGGCCGACCCCGCACCCTTATAACCCAACCCTGAACTAGCAAGCGTCCTTCGGGACACGGGATGGGCTGCTATCCCCACCGGCCCTGACGCGCCCGGCGCGGGAAAAGGCAGCCTTCAGGTGCGGCCGCCGCGTCGGCTCGAAGGAAGCGGCTTCCGAGTCCTCGAGGGCGGCCCCGGGAAGGTCGCGGCTGCCCAGGGCCGGCGCCCGCCTTCCGTCTGGGGCGTTGCCGACCCTCAAGGCCCCGCAGTCCCACGCGGCGGCCAACGGCTCGCGGCCGGAGCACGTGCGCGGCCGGAAGGGCGCGGCCGCgcctcccccgcccgccccgccttTGTCTGCCCGCCGCCCCCGGCCTCCCAAAATGGCCCCTCGTCAGGAAATGGCGCCGCGCCGCCCGCGTTTCTCAGGCGGGGCGCCCGCACCCAGCCCCTCGGCCTCCCCCCCGCCGCCCGCTCAGGCCCACCCGGCGCGCCGCCGCCCGCCCCAACCTCGAAGGAGACGCGGCCCAAGGGCTCGCCGTCGACGGCGATGTCAAAGAACACGGTAGGGTTGACCATGGTTGGACTGCGCGGGAAGTTCCGATGTGGCGGCGTCTGCAAAGCAGCACGAGCCCCACCGCCCGCCTCTTTTATAGCCGGTTCAGGCCCCGCCCATGGCCGGTCGCGCGCCTCGTCTCTGGCCAATCGCGACCGCGGGTCAGTCGAAGTGACGGTGTGCCTGGGCCTATGGGTGGAGATGGCGCCGGAGAGGAGGGACGGGAGACGCGCGTGCGCGCTGGCAGCTGCAGGCAGGTTCCCGCCCGCCGCCTCGGTCTCCGCGCTGCGGTGTGGGGTCGCGCTCAGGCGATCGGGTTGGAGACGGGGCTTGGAGACCGCCCTGGTGGGCCGGTTGGGTCGGTGGGAGACCGACAGACACGCACCTGCCTGGGCCCGCGGTCAGGACGTCTTCCCATCGCGCAGAGGGGGCAACTGAGGCAAACGCAGGCCTCAAGGTCGCGCCGCCCGCCAAGGTCGCTCGGGGTCCAGGGCCCATGCCGCTCTGGGAGGCCAGGTGGCTTTGGGCATCACCATTTTCCCACTGCAGATGAGGATGAGGCGCAGCCGccgccctctctcccttccccctttctcccCTAGTATGAAAGGTTATGAAATGCTTCCAAAATACCCTACTTTCCGAAAATATCTGGCACACTCTGCTTGAATTTTCTCCAGGAGGAAGACATTAAAACAAGAGCCTGtcacttccctggtagtgcagtggttaagaatcgcctgccaatgtggcgacatgggtttgagccctggtccgggacgatcccacatgctgtggagcacctgagcccttgcgccacaactgctgagcctgtgctctagggcccgcaagccacaactactgagctcacatgccacaactactgaagcccgggcgcctagagccccttctccgcagcaagagaagccaccgcagtgagaagcccgcgcgctgccacaaagacccaacgcagccaaaaataaataaatttattttttaaaaaaagaaaagtgaactcCCTTAGGCAAAGATATTAATAATACTTTTATTACTAGTACTAAATGCACTTATATGGCCCTGGTCTTTTGTTCGGAAAaccttgaaaagaaaatttatatatcCTTTGACATTCAGAATGTTATTTAGTATCTCCAAAACCAAGATAGGGTTGTGAGAAGCAAATGAGAGTCCTTATGAAAGATGAAATCCAGTGTCTGGCATCATGCCATCGTTATTAATAATGGCATTGTGA encodes:
- the PPIA gene encoding peptidyl-prolyl cis-trans isomerase A — translated: MVNPTVFFDIAVDGEPLGRVSFELFADKVPKTAENFRALSTGEKGFGYKGSCFHRIIPGFMCQGGDFTRHNGTGGKSIYGEKFDDENFLLKHTGPGILSMANAGPNTNGSQFFICTAKTEWLDGKHVVFGKVKEGMNIVEAMERFGSRNGKTSKKITIADCGQI